One segment of Deinococcus yavapaiensis KR-236 DNA contains the following:
- a CDS encoding response regulator receiver protein yields the protein MTHPQDLNALMSAVVDLAREARRLARAGRNDVAEASADHFERGAANAYRNRNAPMLADHLTAVQTLVEELRARTGSGEADT from the coding sequence ATGACGCACCCGCAAGATCTCAACGCGCTGATGAGCGCCGTGGTCGATCTCGCCCGTGAAGCTCGGCGATTGGCGCGCGCGGGACGCAACGACGTCGCCGAAGCGAGCGCCGATCACTTCGAGCGAGGGGCCGCCAATGCCTACCGCAATCGCAACGCCCCCATGCTCGCCGATCACTTGACGGCCGTCCAGACGCTCGTAGAGGAATTGCGGGCCCGTACGGGGAGCGGCGAAGCTGACACCTGA
- a CDS encoding endonuclease III domain-containing protein: MNDSLLKRRSTKRAVTSEGPVQKAARNFPSLKDKALEIHSILLETYGDNEHTPRREPMHELISTILSQRTTWKNEDLAYQRMMQRFGDWAGVENAPVDELTEAIAPSNFAEVKAPNIQRTLRAIRESRGSYDISFLQDLPTEDGLAWLLALPGVGLKTATLVLLFCFRKPVLPVDTHVHRVSQRTGLIGPKVMHEAAHSILLELLPPEPAVLYNFHVNMLRHGQKICTWSRPKCSRCVLAAVCNYFADPDTEKS, encoded by the coding sequence ATGAACGATTCGCTCCTGAAACGCCGCTCGACGAAGCGCGCCGTGACGTCCGAGGGTCCCGTACAAAAGGCGGCGAGAAACTTTCCATCGCTGAAGGACAAAGCGCTCGAGATTCACTCGATCTTGCTGGAGACGTACGGCGATAACGAGCACACACCGCGTCGCGAACCGATGCACGAGCTCATCTCCACCATTCTCTCGCAGCGCACGACCTGGAAGAACGAGGACCTCGCCTATCAACGCATGATGCAGCGCTTCGGCGACTGGGCGGGCGTCGAGAACGCGCCCGTGGACGAGCTCACCGAGGCCATCGCGCCATCGAACTTCGCTGAGGTGAAGGCGCCGAACATCCAGCGCACCTTGCGTGCGATTCGTGAATCGCGCGGCAGCTACGACATCTCGTTCCTCCAAGACTTGCCGACCGAGGATGGGCTCGCGTGGCTTCTCGCCTTGCCGGGCGTCGGCCTCAAAACGGCGACGCTCGTGCTTCTGTTCTGTTTTCGCAAGCCCGTCCTTCCCGTCGATACCCATGTGCACCGCGTGTCTCAGCGGACGGGACTGATCGGGCCGAAAGTGATGCACGAGGCGGCGCACAGCATACTCTTGGAACTCCTGCCCCCCGAGCCTGCCGTGCTGTACAACTTTCACGTGAACATGCTTCGTCACGGCCAGAAGATCTGCACGTGGAGTCGGCCCAAGTGCTCGCGCTGCGTGCTCGCCGCCGTGTGCAACTACTTCGCCGATCCAGACACCGAGAAGAGCTGA
- the gmk gene encoding guanylate kinase, with translation MQGEDPQQSRGLLIVMTGASGVGKGTLRERWLADKDVFYSISWTTRERRPAERDAIDYHFRTREAFELEMQEGGFLEYAEFVGNFYGTPRAPVEAALARGQDVVLEIEVEGAMQVALSTPEAILVFIIPPSLTELRRRLEGRATETPERIEKRLKRAREEILAAHSFRYVIVNDDLDRAVADLEAVTRAERLKAQRMSLESLRRVVDS, from the coding sequence ATGCAAGGCGAAGACCCACAACAATCACGCGGACTGTTGATCGTCATGACCGGAGCGTCGGGCGTCGGAAAAGGCACGCTGCGAGAACGATGGCTCGCGGACAAGGACGTGTTCTACTCGATTTCGTGGACAACGCGCGAACGGCGACCCGCCGAGCGTGATGCCATCGACTACCACTTTCGCACCCGCGAAGCGTTCGAGCTCGAAATGCAAGAAGGCGGCTTTCTCGAATACGCGGAATTCGTCGGGAATTTTTACGGAACGCCGCGCGCTCCGGTCGAGGCGGCGCTCGCCCGCGGACAGGACGTCGTGCTGGAGATCGAGGTGGAAGGCGCGATGCAAGTCGCGTTGAGCACGCCCGAAGCGATTTTGGTCTTCATCATCCCGCCGAGCCTCACCGAGTTGCGCCGCCGGTTGGAAGGCCGGGCGACCGAGACGCCCGAACGAATCGAGAAGCGCTTGAAGCGTGCTCGCGAGGAAATCCTCGCCGCGCACTCCTTTCGCTACGTCATCGTGAACGACGACTTGGATCGGGCCGTCGCCGACCTCGAAGCCGTCACGCGCGCCGAGCGCCTCAAGGCGCAGCGAATGTCCCTAGAGTCGCTGCGGCGCGTCGTCGATAGCTGA
- the ddrC gene encoding DNA damage response protein DdrC has protein sequence MNNALDRGSSLHAVSFTKLGKHIVRMTPDGRLHALDVLAALGVRHIENVQAYLAEHGVSCGFYDFGEDHGEETVAWQDVTLLAFALKTTDAKRWRERAQAMLTGYLSGDVTLAAEIAERNPDSERRRWLSARLESAEARKRFMSTVAKHGGEGDVFRLVSSLSNRSVLNMNSAAFRRERGVRDTRDGMTAAELMRLTYLETASAQAIEAHAARGNDEILALHRKNVDNERKVWATALGQAS, from the coding sequence ATGAATAACGCTCTGGATCGGGGGTCTTCGCTGCACGCCGTGTCGTTCACGAAGCTAGGCAAACACATCGTACGCATGACGCCCGACGGGCGTCTGCACGCGCTTGACGTCCTCGCCGCCTTGGGCGTGCGGCACATCGAGAACGTACAAGCATATCTCGCCGAGCACGGCGTTTCCTGCGGTTTCTACGACTTCGGCGAAGATCACGGCGAGGAAACGGTGGCGTGGCAAGACGTGACTCTGCTCGCCTTCGCACTGAAGACGACCGACGCCAAGCGCTGGCGCGAGCGGGCACAAGCGATGCTGACCGGCTACCTTTCCGGAGACGTCACTCTCGCCGCAGAAATCGCCGAGCGCAATCCCGACAGCGAACGCCGCCGTTGGCTCAGCGCCCGCCTCGAAAGCGCGGAAGCGCGCAAGCGCTTCATGAGCACCGTCGCCAAGCACGGCGGGGAAGGCGACGTGTTTCGCCTCGTCAGCAGCTTGTCCAACCGCAGCGTCCTCAACATGAACTCGGCGGCCTTCCGCCGCGAGCGTGGCGTCCGGGATACGCGCGACGGCATGACGGCCGCCGAACTGATGCGCCTGACCTACTTGGAAACGGCGAGCGCCCAAGCAATCGAAGCGCACGCGGCGCGCGGCAACGACGAGATTCTCGCGCTTCACCGCAAGAACGTCGACAACGAGCGCAAGGTGTGGGCAACCGCGCTCGGTCAAGCTTCCTGA
- a CDS encoding S41 family peptidase — MLSRLLVTASLLLAPVAFAQPAVVTCPVVAPSPDAAGTHRLSPTLREAVFKDVSDLISRNYIDSAKLKRLNWPNLVDAYWIRTKAASDDAEFYRLLRELVGKLDDKHARFESSIEIDDFTARINNQQTWGGVGIIVKGPRTDRGGLVIDKLVPGGPALTAALRPGEELVKADGANCPTVERIRGPVGSTVRLTVRSLDGRERDVNLKRTQVQYRAEPVVERLAFASDIVYLHLDDFAVRGIGAQAVKRLVQVVGRAPVKGVVVDLRWNTGGVDEEAQPVLGNFLSGKYGEFRDRTGAAVDQVVAGGPLLGALKNVPVAVLVNEDTFSWGEAMSGVLQHLRGATVIGRPTGGGLEPTQTFALQDGSRVWVTNRLFHYPDGVHPPRIVPDIAMDTRWPAPRLAEDAAVRKAVDVLRGKK; from the coding sequence ATGCTCAGCCGCTTGCTCGTCACGGCGTCGCTTCTGCTCGCGCCGGTCGCCTTCGCGCAGCCAGCCGTCGTGACTTGTCCGGTCGTCGCCCCGTCCCCCGACGCGGCGGGCACGCACCGCCTCAGCCCCACGCTCCGCGAGGCTGTCTTCAAGGACGTCAGCGACCTGATCTCGAGGAACTATATCGACTCGGCGAAGCTCAAGCGCCTCAACTGGCCGAACCTCGTCGACGCCTACTGGATTCGGACAAAGGCTGCCTCGGACGACGCCGAGTTCTACCGCCTGCTGCGTGAGCTCGTGGGCAAGCTCGACGATAAGCACGCGCGGTTCGAGTCGAGTATCGAGATCGACGACTTCACCGCCAGGATCAACAACCAGCAGACGTGGGGCGGCGTGGGCATCATCGTGAAGGGCCCCCGCACCGACCGTGGCGGGCTGGTGATCGACAAGCTCGTTCCCGGCGGTCCCGCCCTGACCGCCGCCCTTCGGCCGGGCGAGGAACTCGTGAAGGCCGACGGCGCGAACTGCCCGACCGTGGAACGAATTCGCGGACCGGTCGGGTCCACCGTTCGCCTGACCGTCCGAAGCCTCGACGGGCGGGAGCGCGACGTGAACCTCAAGCGCACCCAAGTGCAGTACCGCGCCGAGCCGGTGGTCGAGCGATTGGCGTTCGCTTCGGACATCGTGTACCTGCATCTGGACGACTTTGCGGTGAGGGGCATCGGAGCGCAAGCGGTCAAGCGACTCGTGCAGGTGGTGGGACGCGCGCCCGTCAAGGGCGTGGTGGTCGATCTGCGCTGGAACACCGGCGGCGTCGACGAGGAAGCGCAGCCGGTGCTGGGCAACTTTCTCTCCGGCAAGTACGGAGAGTTTCGCGACCGAACCGGGGCCGCTGTCGACCAAGTGGTGGCGGGCGGGCCACTGCTGGGGGCGTTGAAGAACGTGCCCGTGGCGGTGCTGGTCAACGAGGACACCTTCTCGTGGGGCGAGGCGATGAGCGGGGTGTTGCAGCACTTGCGGGGAGCGACGGTGATCGGGCGGCCCACCGGGGGTGGACTCGAGCCGACGCAGACTTTTGCCCTACAGGACGGGTCGCGCGTGTGGGTGACGAACAGGTTGTTCCATTACCCGGACGGAGTGCATCCACCGCGGATCGTGCCGGACATCGCCATGGACACGCGCTGGCCAGCGCCGAGATTGGCCGAAGACGCGGCCGTGCGCAAAGCCGTGGATGTCCTGCGCGGCAAGAAGTAG
- a CDS encoding VOC family protein, with translation MTVPPDRFDVPVMLLELIPIPVTDVDRAKSFYADRVGFHVDHDVQPAPGRRVVQLTPPGSACSILLSAGLGEISSVTPGTLRSLHLVVSSVEQTRALLIENGVEVGSVQVFDRGVKFASFRDPDGNSWLLQEMPWRTL, from the coding sequence ATGACCGTGCCACCCGACCGATTCGACGTTCCCGTGATGCTGCTCGAACTCATTCCGATTCCCGTGACGGACGTTGATCGGGCCAAGTCGTTCTACGCGGATCGAGTGGGCTTTCACGTCGATCACGACGTTCAGCCCGCTCCGGGAAGGCGCGTCGTGCAACTCACGCCGCCCGGCTCGGCATGCTCGATCTTGCTCAGCGCGGGCCTTGGTGAGATTTCGAGCGTGACGCCCGGAACGCTCCGGTCGCTGCACCTCGTGGTCTCCAGCGTCGAGCAGACGCGGGCCTTGCTGATCGAGAACGGGGTGGAGGTCGGTTCGGTGCAAGTATTCGACCGTGGCGTGAAATTCGCATCGTTTCGCGATCCGGACGGGAACTCGTGGCTGCTTCAGGAGATGCCCTGGCGTACTCTTTGA
- a CDS encoding phosphotransferase-like protein codes for MPQFNDSKEPAPDGAMPGRLIVVNGASSTGKSSLCTALQNLLAEPYLQLGYDRAWMNMPTRYFPYQANERDGVWYDLHPDDPTVAVGIGFGAVGRQVISGLHHMVAALVASGSNVIVDVLFFDSATFEEAMRLWSPYRPLLVNLKPPLNVSERWEAERDATRAGRPTGLARLGRDEIYAHPGFDLDLDSSLGTPEDAARVVIAKLQETLSP; via the coding sequence ATGCCACAATTCAACGATTCGAAGGAACCAGCGCCCGACGGGGCCATGCCGGGTCGCCTGATCGTCGTGAACGGAGCGTCGAGCACGGGCAAGTCGTCGTTGTGCACTGCTCTGCAAAATCTGCTCGCCGAGCCGTATCTGCAACTCGGATACGACCGCGCGTGGATGAACATGCCGACGCGGTACTTTCCATACCAAGCGAACGAGCGCGACGGGGTTTGGTACGACCTGCATCCCGACGACCCCACCGTCGCGGTGGGCATCGGATTCGGGGCAGTCGGGCGGCAGGTGATCAGCGGCCTGCATCACATGGTGGCGGCGCTCGTGGCGAGCGGCAGCAACGTCATCGTGGACGTGCTGTTCTTCGATTCCGCTACGTTCGAGGAAGCCATGCGGCTGTGGAGCCCCTACCGACCGCTGCTCGTCAACCTCAAGCCACCGCTGAATGTCAGCGAACGCTGGGAAGCCGAGCGGGACGCGACCAGAGCGGGACGCCCCACGGGCCTGGCTCGTTTGGGACGTGACGAGATCTACGCCCACCCGGGCTTCGACCTCGACCTCGACTCGTCGCTGGGCACGCCCGAGGACGCGGCGCGAGTCGTGATCGCCAAATTGCAAGAGACGCTTTCCCCCTGA
- a CDS encoding sensor histidine kinase translates to MGGVMLLRRKDLSLLRTLAIAAGGITLPFLWPDIFANLLRPLPAMAGHQDGWPATLTTLHVGSDLLIGMSYTVIASILAYMVYRNRRTLPFDWVVLAFGLFIVACGLTHVMHVLVRFVPLMWLDGYVRAVTAIVSVATAAALPPLVPRVSRLLEAERQVAEQRHTLERTNDALLESVARSELLAALGDALQSATTTREVELAALERLTPALDASAMLVLTLEGERVRSSTVQGTPPRQVAAMLCSSEILLTDTPVLADVVKTKSALYLDDYEARPDAAANVRGMSYGVEPIVTRDGSVVGAVAAWRRRGLGSWTPGQRDLMRRAAATIGLALERAGVAAETARQRDALALANEQLRHSNAELEQFAYVASHDLQAPIRAVTSFAQVVEGRYGDRLDERGRSYLEQISANGQHMKRLLDDLLAYARLTTHLTAPDVVSMNEVFDAVAARLAPDVERWGATLTREELPSVRVDRPQVDQLLQNLLYNAVKYHRPDVAPMVRVSATRDEAMWHFRVIDNGIGIEDKYFERIFVIFQRLHGRERFEGTGIGLAVCKKIVERHGGRLWVESRVGVGSTFHFTLPA, encoded by the coding sequence ATGGGAGGCGTGATGCTGCTGCGCCGAAAAGATCTTTCTCTGTTGCGCACGCTCGCGATCGCCGCCGGTGGAATCACGCTGCCGTTTCTGTGGCCCGACATATTCGCCAACCTTTTGCGTCCGCTGCCAGCGATGGCAGGCCATCAGGACGGCTGGCCGGCGACGCTCACGACCTTGCATGTCGGGTCCGACTTGCTGATCGGCATGTCGTATACCGTCATCGCGAGCATCTTGGCGTACATGGTGTACCGCAATCGACGAACGCTGCCCTTCGATTGGGTGGTACTGGCCTTCGGGTTGTTCATCGTCGCGTGCGGCTTGACGCACGTCATGCACGTCCTCGTGCGCTTCGTCCCGTTGATGTGGCTCGACGGGTACGTGCGGGCCGTCACGGCCATCGTGAGCGTGGCGACAGCCGCCGCCTTGCCGCCGCTCGTGCCGCGTGTTTCACGGCTGCTGGAGGCCGAGCGGCAGGTAGCGGAGCAGCGGCACACGTTGGAGCGCACGAACGACGCGCTTCTTGAGTCCGTGGCACGCTCGGAGTTGCTGGCCGCCCTGGGCGACGCCTTGCAAAGCGCGACGACGACGCGCGAAGTCGAACTGGCCGCGTTGGAGCGCCTCACGCCCGCGTTGGACGCCTCGGCGATGCTGGTGCTGACGCTGGAGGGCGAGCGCGTTCGGTCGTCCACGGTGCAGGGCACGCCGCCTCGGCAGGTCGCGGCGATGCTGTGCAGCAGCGAGATCCTCCTGACGGACACGCCCGTGCTGGCGGACGTCGTGAAAACGAAAAGCGCGCTGTATCTCGACGACTATGAGGCGCGGCCCGACGCGGCGGCGAACGTGCGCGGCATGTCGTATGGAGTCGAGCCCATCGTGACGCGCGACGGAAGCGTGGTGGGAGCGGTCGCGGCTTGGCGGCGACGCGGCTTGGGGTCGTGGACCCCCGGGCAGCGGGACCTCATGCGGCGGGCGGCCGCGACGATCGGCTTGGCGCTGGAACGGGCGGGGGTGGCGGCCGAAACGGCGCGTCAGCGGGACGCCCTCGCACTGGCCAACGAGCAGTTGCGGCACAGCAACGCGGAACTCGAGCAGTTCGCGTACGTCGCCAGCCACGACCTGCAAGCGCCCATTCGCGCCGTGACGAGCTTCGCGCAAGTCGTGGAGGGCCGCTACGGAGATCGCCTCGACGAGCGAGGTCGGTCGTACTTGGAGCAGATCAGCGCGAACGGGCAGCACATGAAGCGCCTCTTGGACGACTTGCTGGCTTACGCTCGGCTCACCACGCACCTGACCGCTCCGGACGTCGTTTCGATGAACGAGGTGTTCGACGCGGTGGCGGCGCGGTTGGCTCCGGACGTGGAACGCTGGGGCGCGACGTTGACGCGCGAAGAGCTTCCGTCCGTCCGAGTCGATCGGCCTCAAGTCGATCAGTTGCTGCAGAATCTGCTGTACAACGCCGTGAAGTACCACCGTCCGGACGTGGCGCCGATGGTGCGGGTGTCGGCGACGCGCGACGAAGCGATGTGGCACTTTCGCGTGATCGACAACGGCATCGGCATCGAGGACAAGTACTTCGAGCGCATCTTCGTGATCTTCCAACGCCTGCACGGCCGCGAGCGCTTCGAAGGCACCGGGATCGGCCTCGCCGTGTGCAAGAAGATCGTCGAGCGGCACGGCGGGCGCTTGTGGGTGGAAAGCCGAGTCGGCGTCGGCTCCACCTTCCACTTCACCTTGCCCGCGTGA
- a CDS encoding ROK family transcriptional regulator: MRSLRGNDQSVVRALNKNAVLNFLHHEGPLSRANLKERSGLSGAAISAVVAELMDDGLVEEQEIGPSTGGRPPVMLRVNYAARAAVGIKLMERELAAVLVDLGGRVRGGVRLPLAEHTPELVARVASQATEQLLAASNLPHDRLAGIGMGLPGVIDSARGVCVRSAYLGWQDVPIAALLEARVGVPTFIDNDVNAFAAAERLFGHGKGAAHLAVVTVGRGIGAGLVLGGVAHRGRDGGAGELGHTVSEVGGRVCECGKRGCLEAYASEPALLARAKEAGVRVKDVQDLLMNVHDERVAAILHDGGTRVGVALANLVNLVNPELVVIGGEGVRLGDVFFEALRAALREHAFDGLARHLPVVVEPWGDDAWARGAASLAVSRVFDLEVSSDV; the protein is encoded by the coding sequence ATGCGCTCACTTCGAGGAAACGATCAGAGCGTCGTGCGCGCCCTGAACAAAAACGCCGTCCTCAACTTCCTGCACCACGAGGGACCCCTCAGCCGCGCGAACCTCAAAGAGCGCAGCGGCCTGAGCGGCGCGGCGATCAGCGCCGTCGTCGCCGAACTGATGGACGACGGCCTCGTGGAAGAGCAGGAAATCGGGCCTTCCACGGGTGGACGCCCCCCGGTGATGCTGCGCGTCAATTACGCCGCGCGCGCCGCCGTCGGCATCAAGTTGATGGAGCGCGAGCTCGCGGCGGTCCTCGTGGACCTCGGCGGGCGGGTGCGCGGCGGCGTTCGACTTCCCCTCGCCGAGCACACGCCCGAACTCGTCGCGCGCGTGGCAAGCCAAGCGACCGAGCAGTTGCTCGCCGCCTCGAACTTGCCGCACGACCGCCTCGCGGGCATCGGGATGGGCTTGCCAGGCGTCATCGACTCGGCGCGCGGCGTGTGCGTTCGATCGGCGTACCTTGGCTGGCAAGACGTCCCGATCGCCGCCTTGCTCGAAGCGCGCGTCGGCGTGCCGACCTTCATCGACAACGACGTGAACGCCTTCGCCGCCGCCGAGCGCCTGTTCGGGCACGGCAAGGGCGCCGCGCACCTCGCCGTCGTGACGGTCGGGCGCGGCATCGGCGCGGGCCTCGTGCTCGGCGGCGTGGCCCACCGAGGGCGCGACGGAGGAGCGGGCGAGCTCGGGCACACCGTCAGCGAGGTCGGCGGACGCGTGTGCGAGTGCGGCAAGCGCGGATGCCTGGAGGCGTACGCCTCCGAACCCGCCCTGCTCGCTCGAGCCAAAGAAGCGGGCGTGCGCGTGAAGGATGTCCAAGACCTCCTGATGAACGTGCACGACGAGCGCGTCGCCGCCATTTTGCACGACGGCGGAACGCGTGTCGGCGTGGCGCTCGCGAACCTCGTCAACCTCGTCAATCCCGAGCTCGTCGTGATCGGCGGCGAGGGCGTGCGGCTCGGAGACGTGTTCTTCGAGGCGTTGCGCGCCGCTCTGCGCGAACACGCCTTCGACGGCCTCGCGCGGCATCTTCCCGTCGTCGTCGAACCGTGGGGCGACGACGCGTGGGCGCGCGGCGCCGCCAGCCTCGCCGTGAGCCGCGTCTTCGACTTGGAGGTGAGCAGCGATGTATGA
- a CDS encoding carbohydrate ABC transporter permease, translated as MYERGLKRRLTLALFLGPALIGIGVFLLGPIVASFVLAFTSWDLLTPPRWAGLSNFTRLLADPEVRSALSHTLTFIVLYVPPVMLLGLVVAIALNRNVPGRGLLRAVYFLPVVTSWVAVALVWKWLLNPSYGLLNNLLAVVGVTGPAWLFDPRFAMPAVILTSLWKDVGFVMTILLAGLQNVPEELHEAAAIDGATEFQQTRFVTVPLLAPAIFFALTISLINSFQVFDQVYVMTGGGPAGATTVLIERIVKNAFSYNAMGYAAAMSWALFVLVFATSFVLTRLQRRWSW; from the coding sequence ATGTATGAACGCGGCCTCAAACGACGCTTGACCCTCGCGCTGTTCCTCGGACCCGCTTTGATCGGCATCGGCGTGTTTCTGCTCGGGCCGATCGTCGCGTCGTTCGTCCTCGCGTTCACGTCATGGGATCTGCTGACGCCCCCCAGATGGGCGGGCTTGTCGAACTTCACGCGTTTGCTGGCCGACCCCGAAGTTCGCTCGGCCCTGTCGCACACCCTCACCTTCATCGTGCTGTACGTGCCGCCCGTCATGCTGCTCGGCCTCGTCGTCGCGATTGCTCTGAACCGCAACGTGCCGGGACGCGGACTGTTACGCGCCGTGTACTTCCTGCCCGTCGTGACGAGTTGGGTGGCCGTCGCCCTCGTGTGGAAGTGGCTGCTCAATCCAAGCTACGGCCTGCTGAACAACTTGCTCGCCGTCGTCGGCGTCACCGGTCCCGCGTGGCTGTTCGATCCGCGCTTCGCGATGCCCGCCGTGATCCTCACGAGCTTGTGGAAGGACGTCGGCTTCGTCATGACGATCCTGCTGGCGGGCTTGCAGAACGTGCCCGAGGAACTGCACGAGGCGGCCGCCATCGACGGCGCCACCGAATTCCAGCAGACGCGGTTCGTCACCGTTCCGCTGCTCGCTCCCGCGATCTTCTTCGCGCTCACCATCAGCCTCATCAACTCCTTTCAGGTGTTCGACCAGGTGTACGTCATGACCGGCGGCGGACCGGCGGGCGCGACGACCGTCCTGATCGAGCGGATCGTGAAGAACGCCTTCTCCTACAACGCGATGGGCTACGCGGCGGCGATGTCGTGGGCGCTCTTCGTCCTCGTGTTCGCGACGTCCTTCGTCTTGACGCGTCTGCAAAGGCGGTGGTCGTGGTGA
- a CDS encoding carbohydrate ABC transporter permease translates to MVTRTAPLPLAATPPRRRSFAWKAWLTFGLLILGAAVMLMPFLWMISTSLKPEGAVLALPPRLVPESPTLQAYRDVAQSFPLWRALGNSALVAVLTTLGQLVVASTSGYAFARFHFRGRDALFSLILATLMVPFAVTMTPLFIIVKTLGWTNSLLGLIVPAMFSAFGIFLMRQFFLSLPKELEEAATLDGCSTFGTFARVMLPLSGPALATLGVFAFMASWNNFLWPLLIVSDQNLMTLPLALATLQGVYPGQTQWNLIMAGAVVSVLPMILVFLLAQRWVVAGMTAGSVKG, encoded by the coding sequence GTGGTGACCCGCACGGCGCCCCTTCCCCTCGCGGCGACGCCGCCTCGCCGCCGCTCCTTCGCTTGGAAAGCGTGGTTGACGTTCGGATTGCTGATCCTCGGGGCGGCGGTGATGCTCATGCCGTTTCTGTGGATGATCAGCACGTCCCTCAAGCCCGAAGGCGCCGTGCTCGCCCTTCCGCCCCGGCTCGTGCCCGAATCGCCGACGTTGCAGGCTTACCGGGACGTCGCGCAAAGCTTCCCGCTGTGGCGCGCCCTCGGCAACTCGGCGCTCGTGGCGGTCCTCACGACCCTCGGCCAACTCGTCGTCGCGTCCACGAGCGGCTACGCCTTCGCCCGCTTTCACTTCCGAGGCCGCGACGCCTTGTTCTCCCTCATCCTCGCGACCCTCATGGTGCCGTTCGCCGTCACGATGACGCCGCTGTTCATCATCGTCAAAACCCTCGGATGGACGAACTCGCTGCTCGGCCTCATCGTGCCCGCGATGTTCAGCGCGTTCGGCATCTTCTTGATGCGTCAGTTCTTCCTCTCCTTGCCCAAAGAGCTGGAGGAAGCGGCGACGCTCGACGGCTGCTCGACGTTCGGCACGTTCGCGCGCGTCATGCTGCCCCTCTCGGGTCCCGCCCTCGCGACGCTCGGCGTCTTCGCGTTCATGGCGTCGTGGAACAACTTCTTGTGGCCGCTGCTCATCGTGAGCGACCAAAACCTCATGACCCTTCCGCTCGCCCTCGCGACGCTGCAAGGCGTGTATCCCGGTCAGACACAGTGGAACCTCATCATGGCCGGGGCCGTCGTCAGCGTCCTTCCGATGATCCTCGTGTTCCTGCTCGCTCAGCGCTGGGTGGTCGCCGGAATGACCGCCGGAAGCGTGAAGGGGTGA
- a CDS encoding ABC transporter substrate-binding protein, which translates to MKKLLTLALLTASTAFAQSTVTYYSFTTDATHMDDMKALISAFEAQNPGVKVNLVTAPFDSYFTKLQTDIAAGNPPDAFELNYENFATFASRGALRPLAASAVPRDTFYPAALNAFRFQSRQYGLPITFSTVVLFYNKDLFDKAGVKYPTASWKWKDVLSAAQKINNPAQRIWGVYQPVQFWEFYKVAQQAGGGLKISGNDVQIDTPQNRAALKYLVDKVLVQKVMPTDAQMSGVANEDLFLNGQLGMLVSGIWMFDKFSKANFKWDIAVEPGGTKKGTHFFSNAAVVSAKAKNADAATKWVQFLAASPTTAARRIASSWELPALSLSQRTLVAPYLAKPMPANREAVFDSLRYAVTPPVVENQSQLQDIINQELEAARLGTKTVEQALASAQARVEAMMRK; encoded by the coding sequence ATGAAAAAGCTGTTGACGCTCGCCTTGCTGACCGCCTCGACCGCCTTCGCCCAGTCGACCGTGACGTACTACTCGTTCACGACGGACGCGACGCACATGGACGACATGAAAGCCCTCATCTCGGCCTTCGAGGCCCAGAATCCCGGCGTGAAGGTCAACCTCGTGACCGCGCCGTTCGATTCGTACTTCACCAAGCTCCAAACGGACATCGCGGCGGGCAATCCTCCCGACGCGTTCGAGCTGAACTACGAGAACTTCGCGACCTTCGCGAGCCGAGGCGCCTTGCGCCCGCTCGCGGCGAGCGCCGTTCCGCGCGACACCTTCTATCCGGCCGCCCTCAACGCCTTCCGCTTCCAAAGCCGCCAGTACGGCCTGCCGATCACCTTCTCCACGGTCGTGCTGTTCTACAACAAGGACTTGTTCGACAAGGCGGGCGTGAAGTACCCCACGGCCTCGTGGAAGTGGAAGGACGTCTTGAGCGCCGCGCAGAAGATCAACAACCCGGCGCAGCGCATTTGGGGCGTCTACCAGCCCGTGCAGTTCTGGGAGTTCTACAAAGTCGCGCAGCAAGCCGGAGGCGGCCTCAAGATCAGCGGCAACGACGTGCAAATCGACACGCCGCAAAACCGAGCCGCCTTGAAGTACCTCGTGGACAAGGTGCTGGTGCAAAAGGTGATGCCGACCGACGCGCAGATGAGCGGCGTCGCGAACGAGGACCTGTTCCTCAACGGTCAGCTTGGCATGCTCGTCTCGGGCATCTGGATGTTCGACAAGTTCAGCAAGGCGAACTTCAAGTGGGACATCGCCGTGGAGCCGGGCGGAACGAAGAAGGGAACGCACTTCTTCTCGAACGCGGCGGTCGTGAGCGCGAAAGCGAAGAACGCCGACGCCGCCACGAAGTGGGTGCAGTTCCTCGCGGCAAGCCCCACGACCGCCGCGCGCCGCATCGCGTCGAGCTGGGAACTTCCTGCCCTCAGCCTTTCGCAGCGCACCCTCGTCGCGCCTTACCTCGCCAAGCCGATGCCCGCCAACCGCGAGGCGGTGTTCGACTCGCTGCGCTACGCCGTCACGCCGCCCGTGGTCGAAAATCAATCTCAACTGCAAGACATCATCAACCAGGAACTCGAAGCGGCGCGCCTCGGCACGAAGACCGTCGAGCAGGCACTCGCGAGCGCGCAAGCACGCGTCGAAGCGATGATGAGGAAGTAA